The proteins below are encoded in one region of Mangifera indica cultivar Alphonso chromosome 7, CATAS_Mindica_2.1, whole genome shotgun sequence:
- the LOC123220440 gene encoding chaperone protein DnaJ-like — protein sequence MGRAEDSDTKSRLVSEIFSISTASIACSHTCRTSSSSSTTNRTSPVESHFVDWYRLLGVGEDAGADVIRKRYHKLALQLHPDKNKHPKAETAFKLVLEAFTCLSDNAKRRAFNLERWKKFCTKCNRIPYTSCKPSPKEPANFSISYKILRNFRSITERFKEEATVIEKCLSANATKTSGKESPFFRSKENLLLNHHKTRKECPIFNPSDYRFQGYPHLRSRIYMKPGNFWYFHGESIHKYGKEREVHDLPIFESRSDRGMYKSKSTCLRP from the exons ATGGGAAGAGCAGAAGATTCCGATACTAAATCCCGGTTAGTCTCAGAGATTTTCTCCATTTCTACAGCCTCCATTGCCTGTTCCCATACATGTAGAACTAGTAGTTCTAGTTCTACCACTAACAGGACTAGCCCGGTTGAGTCACATTTCGTCGACTGGTATCGTCTTCTTGGT GTTGGTGAAGATGCAGGAGCAGATGTTATAAGAAAGCGGTATCATAAACTGG CTTTGCAGCTTCATCCTGATAAGAACAAGCACCCCAAAGCTGAGACTGCTTTCAAGCTTGTTTTAGAG GCATTTACTTGTCTCTCGGATAATGCCAAGAGAAGAGCCTTTAACTTGGAGAGATGGAAAAAGTTCTGCACTAAATGCAACAGAATCCCCTACACGAGCTGCAAGCCATCCCCAAAGGAGCCTGCAAACTTTtcaatatcttataaaattCTGAGAAATTTCAGGAGCATTACGGAAAGGTTCAAAGAGGAGGCCACGGTGATAGAGAAGTGTTTGAGTGCTAATGCTACAAAAACATCAGGAAAAGAATCTCCATTCTTCAGGTCAAAAGAAAATCTTCTCCTGAATCACCACAAGACCCGAAAAGAGTGTCCTATATTCAATCCATCTGATTATAGATTCCAAGGCTACCCACATCTCAGGAGCAGAATATACATGAAACCGGGCAACTTTTGGTACTTCCATGGAGAAAGTATACATAAATATGGAAAGGAAAGGGAAGTGCATGATTTACCAATCTTTGAGAGCAGATCAGACAGGGGAATGTATAAAAGCAAATCTACTTGTCTTCGTCCATAG